Proteins encoded in a region of the Vicia villosa cultivar HV-30 ecotype Madison, WI linkage group LG5, Vvil1.0, whole genome shotgun sequence genome:
- the LOC131607652 gene encoding uncharacterized protein LOC131607652 — MDEIGESSASAKPSTSTKPSDEIWAKLVQSDSRYSDIEIRSDECEICSEILTTSSDKHSWCKIVRNSDLCSATIENKSSNTILVDGAELCSDDNVVIKDGSEIISGPDREGFVSYRFQILSSPETPRRNLLKISIDVDHAKCSICLNLWHDVVTVAPCLHNFCNGCFSQWLRRSQENRSTILCPHCRGVVHLVGKNHFLRTIAEDMVRADSSLQRSQDETTVLDTYASVRSNLLIGYTKKGRKRANTTMDDQSGGTDHHCPQCVADVGEFRCNHNTIHLQCQACGGMMPSRNGLRVPQYCIGCDRPFCGPYWNDQGVTRSSSYPVCSRDILRPISEYPIARIPFVAHEKNMHEQSITESCIRLMGRTLQDVISEWIVKLNNNEIDTTRMMLNHAEMMTAGTLVCSECYEKLVSFLLYWFRISIPKERLPAEAAAREDCWYGYACRTQHRSEEHAKKRNHVCRPTRGSF, encoded by the exons ATGGACGAAATTGGAGAATCCTCTGCTTCAGCCAAACCCTCAACTTCAACCAAACCCTCTGATGAAATCTGGGCCAAGCTTG TTCAGTCAGACTCGAGATACTCAGATATTGAGATAAGGTCAGATGAATGTGAAATATGTTCGGAGATATTAACTACTTCTAGTGACAAGCATAGCTGGTGCAAAATAGTAAGGAACTCTGATCTATGTTCTGCTACTATTGAAAATAAGAG TTCAAATACAATACTAGTTGATGGGGCTGAGTTGTGCAGTGATGACAATGTTGTTATCAAAGATGGAAGTGAAATCATCTCAGGCCCTGATAGAGAAG GATTTGTCAGCTACAGATTCCAAATCTTGTCTAGCCCGGAAACCCCCCGCCGGAATTTGCTAAAG ATATCTATAGATGTTGATCATGCAAAGTGTAGTATTTGCTTAAACCTATGGCATGATGTTGTGACTGTTGCTCCATGCCTTCATAATTTTTG CAACGGTTGCTTCTCTCAATGGTTACGGAGATCGCAGGAAAATCGTTCGACTATACTTTGTCCTCATTGCAGGGGAGTTGTTCATCTCGTTGGAAAAAACCACTTTCTGCGCACCATTGCAGAG GATATGGTGAGAGCTGATTCTTCCCTACAACGCTCGCAGGACGAAACCACGGTTTTAGATACATATGCTTCTGTTCGGTCAAACCTT CTCATTGGATATACAAAGAAGGGTCGAAAGAGGGCCAACACAACAATGGATGATCAAAGTGGTGGCACAGATCATCATTGCCCACAGTGTG TTGCTGATGTTGGCGAGTTTCGATGCAATCACAACACTATTCATCTCCAATGTCAAGCATGTGGAGGAATGATGCCTTCCCGTAATGGTCTGCGTGTTCCTCAATATT GCATAGGATGTGACAGGCCATTTTGCGGACCTTACTGGAATGATCAAGGGGTAACTAGGAGTAGCTCATATCCTGTGTGTTCACGGGATATTTTAAGACCT ATCTCGGAATACCCTATCGCAAGAATTCCTTTCGTAGCCCATGAAAAGAATATGCACGAACAGAGT ATCACCGAAAGTTGCATAAGACTAATGGGGAGGACATTGCAGGATGTCATATCAGAATGGATAGTAAAGCTGAATAATAATGAAATTG ATACGACACGAATGATGTTGAATCACGCAGAGATGATGACTGCTGGGACTTTAGTATGCAG CGAGTGTTATGAGAAGTTGGTGTCATTTCTGTTATACTGGTTTCGCATCTCTATACCCAAAGAGCGTCTCCCAGCAGAAGCAGCAGCAAGAGAAGATTGCTGGTATGGATATGCATGTCGGACACAGCACCGTAGCGAAGAGCATGCTAAGAAAAGGAATCATGTTTGCCGTCCAACCAGAGGCTCTTTCTGA
- the LOC131607653 gene encoding uncharacterized protein LOC131607653: MRIHFQCQHFFKGSQLHLLSWRITRSSKQTKKLKLKETRSMVRQHLSMPKAINPKGQKHARGSSTAINQSKKKKTTDAPKAHFLPKLHEKLVEEDSYESEHTHIFSNPEVPTPTKQKGGKSKKTVP; encoded by the exons ATGAGAATTCACTTTCAGTGCCAACATTTCTTCAAAGGTTCGCAACTGCATTTACTTTCCTGGAGAATAACTCGAAGCTCAAAACAG ACCAAGAAACTAAAACTCAAGGAGACAAGGTCGATGGTGCGTCAACACTTATCGATGCCGAAGGCAATAAACCCAAAA GGTCAAAAACATGCTCGAGGCTCATCTACTGCCATTAACCAAtccaagaagaagaaaactacTGATGCCCCAAAAGCACAT TTTTTACCAAAATTGCATGAGAAACTAGTTGAAGAAGACTCTTATGAAAGTGAGCACACTCACATCTTTTCTAATCCTGAAGTCCCAACACCCACCAAACAAAAGGGTGGCAAAAGCAAGAAAACTGTCCCCTAG